The genomic window TAAGGCCCTCCCCAAGGTGACCATAGTCATAGGATTCTGCAGTTATAGTGCGATATAGAACCCTAATATCGTACCCATTTTATGATCATTTGATTGATGTGGAGATGCAACAGGATTTGAATGATAATTTCGACCAGTGACGAAGCTCGCTTGCCGTTAACGCTTTGAATAGGCAGCACAGGCCTCTAACCCCTAATACGATCAATGCCGCAGGGTCTGTCAGTAAGGTTGTTACCCAGATGAACACTTACCCTCCATCTTGACATAATACTTGATACCAGTTTAAGGGTATTTGCAATGGGTGCAAGTAGTATAGGAAGTACGAGAAGATGGGGGGCAAAATGATTATGAGGCACGACACTTCTGAGAGAGAGGCCAAGTTAAGCAATAAATTTGAACGCAAGAAGTTGAACCGTTGCACAGCTCAAAAATTGCAAATCCATTTCAAATCGGACCGCTTAGAAGGCGTTTTCCCTCTACCCCTGTGCCCAAAGCTCTGTGTTATACATACCTGTGAACGAAGTTTCTTTTTACCAGGTACCTCCATAACCTTGCTGAACCCCATACCCTCCATACCCACCTCCCATGGCTACCTGATCCTGACCCATTCCGGTAGGTATATTTGGGTCTACCAAACCTCCTCCCATGCCGATGCCCTTCCCATCCCCAACACCTCCATCTGCACCCGCTCCATcatccccttcttcctcttcgcCACCGGTCTCCTTCTGTACGCCCAACACGACATTTGCGAGGCCTTCTATCAGAAGGTCGAGACCTTGTTCAACGACGGAACGGACGGGGATGGAACCGACAGATTCGGCGGAAAAGTAGAATGTCGACGGGACAGCGTTATAGTCGAATGGTTCTGCGGGATTTGGAGGAGTTTCGAAAGCCGCATTTGATGAGAGAGGCCATTCCGCGCGTTCTAGAGACTATGTTAGAATATGTAAAGACCTCGAATACTGAATGGAAGAAAATTCAAAACATACCATCGGTCTCGAACCAATGTGTTGTATGACGAAGCTTGTTATAGGGGTCGTATTCAAAGGCTACAGTTGATAAGGGAGACCATTTGGCATGATGCTTAGCAATACCCTATAATGACATCCTTTAGCATCTCCTCTACAACCTAGGAAGACACAAAATGGCCAGAAAATCACCTTATAAGCCTTACATAAAACATCAATCTCCTGTCCCTTGCCCATCTTTGCGATCAATATCGGAGGTATAGAGGGATTTCCCTTTCCGCAAGGCAGGCCCATTTCAGGATCACGattgttgatgatgatacGATCCTCCTCTGAAAGTTCAGGTGGAGGTCCATAAGGATTAGGAGGCGGCGGCTAAGTGTAGAATTCAGAAGGATCAGCGAGGGGCAAGAAAAATGGGCAACGCCGCATGATaggagaagaaaatgaAAAGAAACGTACCCCACCAGGACTTGGCACAACTTCCAACATATCACTTGTCACCCTCATAAACTGCTCCCCATCATTTCCACTGAAAGTCACCTTCAATCTCAAAGTTACCATACAGTAATAACATCCTTCGTCACAGTCACAGTCTCGGGTGTAGCGAAGTCCCTTGGAGACGTTACGGGAAATAAGAGGAATAAGACCTAAACGGTGGGCAATCATTTCGTCTGCTAAAGGTGATGTATTTTGCGTAAAGAGGACCTGATCGATGGCTATTTGCGACGTATTCCACGAGTATCAAGAACGCAAAAATGTTATGTTAGCAAAAAGCATACAGATACGCAGAAAGTAAGTTACGATAACGAACCAATAGTAGGTACATCAGCCATCATAACTCTTCTCAGACTGTTCGCATAGGCGAGCTCTACGCCGGACAGATGGAAAGTAGCGTCCGTCTCATTAAGATTACGAAGGAGAAGACGTGGTTGATTTGTAGGGCCTTGCGGGATCTCGATGTTAGTCGGTTGAGGTTGTTGGGGTTCGTAGTACCCGTTCATGGTAATAGCGCGTTGTGGAAGGGGAATGAATGCCTAAAAATGAGGAGACGAGCTTGCAAAAGAGAATAAACAACACGGAAATAGAGGATTCAAACGGAATGTA from Cryptococcus gattii WM276 chromosome E, complete sequence includes these protein-coding regions:
- a CDS encoding RNA polymerase II subunit 3, putative (Similar to TIGR gene model, INSD accession AAW43733.1) translates to MNGYYEPQQPQPTNIEIPQGPTNQPRLLLRNLNETDATFHLSGVELAYANSLRRVMMADVPTIAIDQVLFTQNTSPLADEMIAHRLGLIPLISRNVSKGLRYTRDCDCDEGCYYCMVTLRLKVTFSGNDGEQFMRVTSDMLEVVPSPGGPPPPNPYGPPPELSEEDRIIINNRDPEMGLPCGKGNPSIPPILIAKMGKGQEIDVLCKAYKGIAKHHAKWSPLSTVAFEYDPYNKLRHTTHWFETDERAEWPLSSNAAFETPPNPAEPFDYNAVPSTFYFSAESVGSIPVRSVVEQGLDLLIEGLANVVLGVQKETGGEEEEGDDGAGADGGVGDGKGIGMGGGLVDPNIPTGMGQDQVAMGGGYGGYGVQQGYGGTW